A single Alkalinema sp. FACHB-956 DNA region contains:
- a CDS encoding LysR substrate-binding domain-containing protein — translation MTLEQLRIFLAVAEHLHFTRAAEALYITQPAVSAAIQCLEGEYRVKLFHRLGRRIEITDAGRLLQSEAKNIFEQVRLLERNLRELNNLQRGELYLGASLTIGNYWLPDKICLFNQRHPGIAVHCVLANAEEICEGTAAGRFDLGLVTGDLKPSLQEKLQQETVGLDRMQIVVGQNHPWFMIGQVTVDDLLQTHWIMREPGSGGQQLFEQALVRWNIAIDRLNVALVLNSSEMVKSVVESGILASAMPELMIRKELKLGTLRAIKVVSDQSTLSQPLSIIQKIIKIKHRQRYQTKILTAFEKILIQ, via the coding sequence ATGACACTAGAGCAGTTACGAATTTTCTTGGCAGTGGCGGAGCATTTGCATTTCACACGAGCGGCAGAAGCGCTGTACATCACGCAGCCTGCTGTAAGTGCGGCCATTCAGTGTTTAGAAGGAGAGTATCGAGTTAAACTCTTCCATCGCTTGGGAAGACGCATTGAAATTACAGATGCAGGACGACTCCTACAAAGTGAAGCTAAAAACATCTTTGAACAGGTGAGATTACTAGAGCGCAATCTGCGGGAACTCAATAACCTCCAGCGGGGAGAGTTGTATCTCGGGGCTAGTTTGACGATCGGTAACTATTGGCTTCCGGATAAGATTTGTCTATTTAATCAGCGACATCCCGGTATTGCTGTGCACTGCGTTCTAGCGAATGCCGAAGAAATTTGCGAAGGAACGGCAGCAGGACGATTTGATTTAGGTTTGGTGACGGGAGATCTCAAACCATCACTACAAGAGAAATTACAGCAGGAAACCGTAGGGCTCGATCGCATGCAAATCGTTGTTGGTCAAAATCATCCTTGGTTTATGATCGGTCAAGTGACGGTTGATGACCTTTTGCAAACCCATTGGATCATGCGAGAGCCGGGTTCCGGCGGACAGCAACTATTTGAACAAGCTTTGGTTCGTTGGAACATAGCCATCGATCGATTGAATGTCGCGTTAGTTCTAAACAGCAGTGAAATGGTCAAATCTGTTGTGGAGAGTGGAATTTTAGCTTCAGCAATGCCAGAACTCATGATTCGTAAGGAACTCAAACTTGGCACACTAAGAGCAATTAAAGTTGTCTCAGATCAAAGTACGCTCTCTCAACCACTTTCTATCATTCAAAAAATCATTAAAATCAAACATCGTCAACGCTACCAAACTAAAATTTTGACAGCATTTGAGAAAATATTAATTCAGTAA
- a CDS encoding prohibitin family protein, protein MGKQLEDPQKTLIRRSPQDWLVASKVFFLLFLLALFACFCVIINAGERGVVMRFGAVQPEIFDEGIHFIVPLIYSVRKITVRIQSQEISAEASSKDLQDVYTDVALNWHIIPEKTNLLFQQIGDEQSVINNIINPAVEEVLKAVMAMYTAEEIITKRGEVKQNVDRSLTERLSPYYVSVDDISLVHVHFSQRFSDAVEAKQVAEQEAKRAEFVALKASKEAEAKVNLARGDAEAQRLLRENLTPELLERQAIEKWNGELPFIVGGDGTKVLDIKQLLAIRKNSSKSP, encoded by the coding sequence ATGGGCAAGCAACTTGAGGATCCCCAGAAAACTTTGATTCGTCGCAGTCCTCAGGATTGGCTGGTGGCAAGCAAGGTTTTTTTCCTGCTTTTTCTGCTGGCCTTGTTTGCTTGCTTCTGTGTCATTATTAACGCGGGTGAACGAGGGGTGGTGATGAGATTTGGTGCGGTACAGCCAGAAATTTTTGATGAAGGAATTCATTTTATTGTTCCTCTCATCTATTCTGTTAGAAAAATTACAGTTCGTATCCAAAGTCAAGAAATTTCAGCGGAAGCCTCTTCCAAAGATTTGCAGGATGTTTATACCGATGTGGCACTAAACTGGCATATTATTCCAGAAAAAACTAATTTACTATTTCAGCAGATTGGGGATGAACAATCGGTGATTAATAACATCATCAATCCTGCGGTGGAAGAAGTGTTAAAAGCGGTGATGGCAATGTATACCGCTGAGGAAATAATTACCAAACGGGGCGAGGTCAAACAGAATGTCGATCGTAGTTTAACGGAACGGCTTTCTCCGTACTATGTGTCTGTCGATGATATTTCCTTGGTGCATGTCCACTTCTCACAACGGTTCAGTGATGCAGTGGAGGCCAAGCAGGTGGCTGAACAAGAGGCTAAGCGGGCGGAATTTGTAGCTTTGAAAGCGTCGAAGGAAGCGGAAGCAAAGGTGAATTTAGCTCGGGGTGACGCAGAAGCCCAACGGTTACTCCGCGAAAATCTGACGCCGGAATTACTGGAACGTCAAGCGATCGAAAAATGGAATGGCGAACTCCCCTTTATTGTGGGTGGCGATGGAACCAAGGTGTTAGATATTAAACAATTACTGGCAATCCGCAAAAACTCGTCAAAGTCTCCTTGA
- a CDS encoding APC family permease yields the protein MTSEIRLSQGGHSTHGLKPNCLSFSEVLAQSFAVIAPTTIPASNLGLIVALAGNGTWLSFLLGLIGLMLVSFNINQFASRSASPGSLYTYIVKGLGPTAGVICGWSLVLAYLFTGMSVLCGFANFSSAIFAHLGLYPSSITLLAIGAAIAWYAAYRDIQLSAMAMLWLEGLSILLILILGIIIWANNGFAVDLRQLTLQGVTPGSIAMGLVLVMFGFSGFESATSLGDEAKNPLRTIPKAVLGSALMAGLFFIFTSYIEILGFHSAGIDITKAEEPLTLLSQQAGVGFLGDLVALGALCSFFACVLGSINPAARIFFTMARHGLFHASIGRAHSANRTPHVAVSICSFLMFLVPAIMMLFNIKLFESMGYLGAICSYGFLTVYILISIAAPVYLKKIKQLQPHHLVVSLFAIGFMMIPVIGSVGIPGSTWFPVPEAPYSIFPYLFLLYLSATCGWFVWQRMRSPHILRTMERGMAIIQETHHLR from the coding sequence ATGACCAGTGAAATCAGGCTCTCTCAAGGGGGACACAGCACCCACGGTTTGAAGCCAAATTGTCTTTCCTTTAGCGAAGTACTAGCGCAATCCTTTGCGGTCATTGCACCCACCACCATCCCAGCATCTAACTTAGGGTTAATTGTTGCCTTAGCTGGGAACGGCACCTGGCTTAGCTTTTTACTGGGCTTAATTGGCTTGATGTTGGTCAGCTTCAATATTAATCAGTTCGCCAGTCGATCGGCCTCTCCAGGGTCTTTATACACCTACATTGTCAAAGGTTTAGGGCCAACGGCTGGGGTGATTTGTGGGTGGAGCCTTGTCCTAGCGTACCTATTTACGGGCATGTCCGTTTTATGTGGATTTGCCAACTTCAGTAGCGCTATCTTTGCCCATCTAGGTCTGTATCCTTCCAGCATCACCTTACTTGCGATCGGGGCTGCCATTGCCTGGTATGCAGCTTATCGCGATATTCAACTTTCTGCGATGGCAATGCTGTGGCTTGAAGGATTATCGATACTCCTGATCTTGATTCTGGGGATCATTATCTGGGCAAACAACGGCTTTGCAGTGGATCTCCGTCAATTAACCCTACAGGGCGTCACTCCCGGCAGTATTGCCATGGGGCTTGTGCTAGTCATGTTTGGCTTTTCAGGCTTTGAGAGTGCAACATCCCTGGGAGATGAAGCCAAAAACCCGCTGCGTACCATTCCGAAAGCTGTACTGGGTAGTGCCCTTATGGCAGGACTCTTCTTCATCTTTACCAGCTACATCGAGATCCTCGGATTTCATAGTGCTGGCATTGATATTACCAAAGCAGAAGAACCTTTGACGCTTTTATCTCAACAAGCAGGCGTGGGCTTCCTGGGAGATCTGGTAGCACTAGGCGCTTTATGTAGTTTCTTCGCCTGTGTTTTAGGCAGCATTAACCCCGCTGCCCGCATCTTTTTCACGATGGCACGTCATGGATTATTTCACGCATCGATCGGACGAGCCCATAGTGCTAACCGGACTCCCCATGTCGCTGTTAGTATTTGCTCGTTCTTGATGTTCCTAGTGCCTGCCATCATGATGTTATTTAACATCAAGCTCTTTGAGAGTATGGGTTACCTCGGTGCCATCTGTAGCTACGGATTTCTCACCGTTTACATTCTTATTTCCATTGCCGCACCCGTCTATTTGAAAAAAATTAAGCAATTGCAGCCCCACCACTTAGTCGTTTCACTATTCGCGATCGGCTTCATGATGATTCCTGTCATTGGTAGCGTCGGTATTCCGGGAAGTACCTGGTTCCCCGTGCCAGAAGCGCCCTACAGCATCTTTCCCTACCTATTTTTACTGTACCTCAGTGCAACCTGCGGCTGGTTTGTTTGGCAACGGATGCGCTCGCCTCACATTCTGAGAACCATGGAACGAGGCATGGCCATTATCCAAGAGACCCATCATCTTCGTTAA
- a CDS encoding cadmium resistance transporter — MNGLITAIPTGLMAFIATNLDDIIILLLFFSQINQFFRRQHIVTGQYLGFAVLVLASLPGFFGSVLLPRDWIGLLGLVPIAIGISRLLNADTNDSEEVPLDFSENPPWFAGLLSPQTYSVAAVTFANGGDNIGIYIPLFAHSSAEELIGILGVFFSLVGVWCYTAWRLTCIPMIAEVLTRYGNQLVPFVLMGLGGLILVDSHTLENRGLATLALTLGGLIMLMLLHNSGKLASILPDSQEG; from the coding sequence ATGAATGGATTGATCACGGCAATTCCCACAGGGCTGATGGCATTCATCGCCACCAATTTAGATGACATCATTATCCTGCTCTTGTTTTTTTCCCAGATTAACCAATTTTTCCGCCGACAACACATTGTGACCGGGCAATACCTAGGGTTTGCAGTATTAGTGCTGGCCAGCTTACCCGGATTCTTTGGGAGTGTGCTGTTACCGCGCGATTGGATTGGACTGTTGGGCCTGGTACCCATCGCGATCGGGATCAGTCGGTTACTCAATGCAGATACCAACGACAGCGAAGAAGTCCCCCTAGATTTCAGCGAGAATCCCCCTTGGTTCGCTGGACTCCTATCGCCTCAAACCTACAGTGTAGCAGCCGTCACATTTGCCAATGGAGGGGATAACATTGGTATTTACATTCCTTTGTTTGCCCACAGCAGTGCAGAAGAACTCATTGGAATTTTAGGAGTCTTCTTTTCGTTGGTCGGCGTTTGGTGCTACACCGCTTGGCGATTGACCTGTATTCCAATGATTGCAGAGGTCTTAACCCGCTATGGCAATCAGTTAGTGCCCTTTGTTCTCATGGGATTAGGAGGGCTGATCCTAGTGGATAGCCATACCCTCGAAAATCGAGGATTAGCAACTTTAGCGTTAACACTGGGTGGATTAATCATGCTGATGCTACTCCACAACAGTGGTAAGCTTGCGAGCATTCTCCCCGACAGCCAAGAAGGGTAA
- a CDS encoding cadmium resistance transporter — protein sequence MSSTMSSIWITQAITTGITAFVATNFDDLVILTIFFSQVDGKFRIRHIVLGQFLGFLVLILASLPGFFGGVFLPRPWLGLLGLLPIAIGINHLLQSNGSEPTVQQVNLSPARPANNRNYFTAFLSPYTYQVAAITIANGGDNIGIYVPLFANSNLPSLSIILISFFVLIGVWCALSYYLTQHRLIVNTLTRYGHRIVPFVLISLGLFILVESKTYTLLVK from the coding sequence ATGTCCTCAACAATGTCCTCGATCTGGATTACTCAAGCAATTACCACTGGAATCACCGCATTTGTTGCAACTAACTTCGATGACTTGGTAATTTTGACCATTTTCTTTTCCCAGGTCGATGGCAAGTTTCGGATCCGGCACATTGTTCTAGGACAGTTTTTAGGATTTTTGGTTCTCATTTTGGCGAGTTTACCCGGCTTTTTTGGCGGTGTGTTCCTCCCGCGTCCTTGGCTCGGCTTACTCGGCCTCCTGCCGATCGCCATTGGGATCAACCATCTCCTCCAGAGCAACGGCTCGGAACCCACCGTACAACAGGTGAATCTTTCCCCCGCCCGCCCTGCCAACAATCGCAACTATTTCACCGCATTCCTCAGTCCCTATACGTATCAAGTGGCCGCTATCACGATCGCAAATGGTGGAGACAACATTGGAATTTACGTTCCCCTATTTGCCAATAGCAATTTGCCCAGCTTAAGCATTATTCTCATCAGCTTTTTTGTCCTCATTGGAGTTTGGTGTGCCCTATCCTACTACCTGACCCAGCATCGGCTGATTGTGAATACCCTCACTCGTTACGGCCATCGCATTGTTCCCTTTGTCCTGATCAGCCTCGGCTTATTCATCCTCGTGGAAAGCAAGACCTACACGCTCTTAGTGAAATAA
- a CDS encoding DUF202 domain-containing protein: protein MVSLFKSKVAQSMSGDAEIAKKRNLNRIRDHLANERTYLSWMRSAIALMGFGVLIVRMRMLRPPMAPQAPGGGWKLGLAFAIVGLLTVLLSTQHYFAVRDDIEEDTYEPPDRWVILSSIAILLLGTGVIYYVFTVPTTFSALVIE from the coding sequence ATGGTCTCTCTGTTCAAATCTAAAGTAGCGCAGTCAATGAGTGGAGATGCAGAAATTGCCAAGAAGCGGAATCTCAACCGGATTCGAGATCATCTGGCGAATGAAAGAACCTATCTATCTTGGATGCGCAGCGCGATCGCGCTGATGGGATTTGGGGTTCTGATTGTGAGAATGCGCATGTTACGCCCACCCATGGCTCCCCAAGCGCCCGGTGGGGGATGGAAGTTGGGTCTTGCGTTCGCCATTGTGGGACTATTAACCGTTCTGCTCTCCACACAGCACTATTTTGCAGTCCGTGATGACATTGAAGAAGATACCTATGAACCCCCCGATCGCTGGGTCATTCTATCCAGCATCGCGATTCTTTTGTTAGGAACGGGGGTAATCTACTACGTCTTTACCGTTCCCACAACGTTTAGTGCCCTTGTTATTGAATAG
- a CDS encoding DUF475 domain-containing protein, with protein MGLEQGLPVFSHQSLLNHDTLNQGILPAIGLILVLTLLETILSADNAVALAALVQHMEDEDHQRQALNWGLAGAFGLRIGLIIAATWVIRFWQIELIGALYLLWLAGKYFWERWEIDAFPPSEANSHRPPNTLWQIIPLIALTDLAFSLDSVTTAVAIADQTWIILAGGAIGIITLRFLAGLFVRWLSEFTYLQDAAYLTIVGVGIKLLCKAILPAYVPPEWVVVPVIAILFSWGFSKRVPVECSIGDEDLLP; from the coding sequence ATGGGACTAGAGCAGGGACTGCCAGTATTCAGTCACCAAAGCCTACTCAACCACGACACCCTCAACCAAGGCATACTCCCCGCCATCGGTCTGATCCTCGTACTGACCCTTTTAGAAACCATCCTATCGGCAGACAACGCCGTAGCCCTTGCAGCCCTGGTTCAACACATGGAGGATGAAGACCATCAAAGACAGGCCCTCAATTGGGGATTAGCGGGAGCCTTTGGCCTCCGGATAGGGTTAATTATTGCAGCCACTTGGGTCATTCGGTTTTGGCAAATTGAGTTAATCGGCGCATTGTATCTGTTGTGGTTGGCTGGGAAATACTTCTGGGAACGATGGGAAATCGATGCATTCCCCCCATCAGAGGCCAATTCCCACCGTCCGCCCAATACCCTATGGCAAATCATTCCCCTCATTGCCTTGACCGACTTAGCCTTTAGTCTAGACAGTGTAACCACAGCTGTGGCGATCGCCGATCAAACTTGGATTATTCTCGCGGGAGGCGCGATCGGGATCATTACGCTCCGTTTTTTGGCTGGATTATTTGTGCGATGGCTATCCGAATTTACCTATCTACAGGATGCAGCCTATTTAACGATCGTCGGTGTGGGTATCAAGCTGCTGTGTAAGGCCATCCTGCCAGCCTATGTGCCGCCGGAGTGGGTTGTTGTACCTGTGATCGCAATTTTATTCAGTTGGGGCTTTTCCAAGCGCGTTCCTGTGGAATGCTCCATTGGGGATGAGGATTTGTTGCCTTAG